The Caballeronia sp. SL2Y3 genome includes a window with the following:
- a CDS encoding AGE family epimerase/isomerase, whose product MSASDTPQPDFRSRQFLLDHALRTMIFYHPHCMDPAGGFYHFYKNDGTIYDRKSRHLVSSTRFIFNYAMAYKHYGLDEYRGGVRHGIDYLREVHRNPETGGYAWTLKGREVTDATNHCYGLAFVVLAYAKAVEAGFDEARAYLDETWNLMETHFWDAPHGLYKDEASADWKVSDYRGQNANMHACEAFLAAFEATGETRYLDRAALLADNMVNRQAALAGGLVWEHYKPDWSIDWDYNKGDRSNIFRPWGFQPGHQTEWAKLLLILDRHRPEAWHAERARELFDRALELSWDHEHGGMVYGFDPDGKFYDEDKYFWVQAESLAAAALLAERAARDGDQSAAARYWSDYDRLWTYSWAHFVDHHYGAWYRILTRDNRQYSDEKSPAGKTDYHTMGACYEVLNVVR is encoded by the coding sequence ACGCCGCAACCCGACTTCCGCTCGCGCCAGTTCCTCCTGGATCACGCGCTGCGCACGATGATCTTCTACCACCCGCACTGCATGGACCCGGCAGGCGGCTTCTATCACTTCTACAAGAACGACGGCACGATCTACGACCGCAAGTCGCGTCATCTCGTGTCGAGCACGCGCTTCATTTTCAACTACGCAATGGCGTACAAGCACTACGGCCTCGACGAATATCGCGGCGGCGTGCGGCACGGCATCGACTATCTGCGCGAGGTTCATCGCAATCCGGAAACGGGCGGCTATGCGTGGACGCTCAAGGGCCGCGAAGTCACGGATGCGACCAACCATTGCTACGGCCTCGCGTTCGTCGTCCTCGCGTATGCGAAGGCGGTGGAAGCGGGCTTCGACGAGGCGCGCGCCTATCTCGACGAAACGTGGAACCTGATGGAAACGCACTTCTGGGACGCGCCGCACGGGCTCTACAAAGACGAGGCCAGCGCGGACTGGAAGGTGTCGGACTATCGCGGGCAGAACGCGAACATGCACGCATGCGAAGCGTTTCTGGCTGCGTTCGAAGCGACCGGCGAGACGCGCTATCTGGACCGCGCCGCGCTTCTGGCCGACAACATGGTCAACCGTCAGGCCGCGCTTGCGGGCGGTCTCGTGTGGGAGCACTACAAGCCGGACTGGTCGATCGACTGGGACTACAACAAGGGCGACCGCAGCAACATCTTTCGTCCGTGGGGCTTTCAGCCGGGGCATCAGACGGAATGGGCCAAGCTGCTGCTGATTCTCGACCGGCATCGGCCAGAAGCGTGGCATGCAGAGCGCGCGAGGGAGCTGTTCGATCGCGCGCTCGAACTGTCATGGGATCACGAGCACGGCGGCATGGTCTATGGCTTCGATCCGGACGGCAAGTTCTACGACGAAGACAAGTACTTCTGGGTGCAGGCGGAATCGCTCGCGGCGGCGGCGCTGCTTGCCGAGCGCGCGGCTCGCGATGGCGATCAGTCGGCCGCCGCGCGCTACTGGAGCGATTACGACCGCTTGTGGACGTATAGCTGGGCGCATTTCGTCGATCATCATTACGGCGCGTGGTATCGCATATTGACGCGCGACAACCGCCAGTACAGCGACGAAAAAAGCCCCGCCGGCAAGACCGACTATCACACGATGGGCGCATGTTACGAAGTCCTGAACGTCGTGCGCTGA
- a CDS encoding S-(hydroxymethyl)glutathione dehydrogenase/class III alcohol dehydrogenase, whose protein sequence is MKTKAAIAWKAGQPLTIEEVDLEGPRAGEVLIEVKATGICHTDYYTLSGADPEGIFPAILGHEGAGVIVDVGPGVGTVKKGDHVIPLYTPECRQCKFCLSRKTNLCQAIRATQGKGLMPDATSRFSLDGKPLFHYMGTSTFSNYIVVPEIAVAKVREDAPFDKICYIGCGVTTGVGAVVYSAKVEAGANVVVFGLGGIGLNVIQGAKMVGADKIIGVDINPGRVELAKKFGMTDFINPNEVENVVDRIVQLTDGGADYSFECVGNVKLMRQALECTHKGWGQSFIIGVAAAGEEISTRPFQLVTGREWKGSAFGGARGRTDVPKIVDWYMEGKINIDDLITHHLKLDQINDGFDLMKKGESIRSVVIY, encoded by the coding sequence ATGAAGACAAAAGCCGCAATCGCATGGAAAGCAGGTCAGCCGCTCACCATCGAGGAAGTCGATCTCGAAGGGCCGCGCGCCGGCGAAGTGCTGATCGAAGTGAAGGCGACGGGCATTTGCCACACCGATTACTACACGCTCTCGGGCGCGGACCCGGAAGGCATCTTCCCGGCGATTCTCGGCCACGAAGGCGCGGGCGTGATCGTGGACGTGGGACCGGGCGTCGGCACCGTGAAGAAGGGCGATCACGTCATTCCGCTCTACACGCCGGAATGCCGCCAGTGCAAGTTCTGCCTCTCGCGCAAAACGAATCTCTGTCAGGCGATCCGCGCGACGCAGGGCAAGGGCCTGATGCCCGATGCGACCTCGCGCTTCTCGCTCGACGGCAAGCCGCTCTTTCACTACATGGGCACGTCCACGTTCTCGAACTACATCGTGGTGCCGGAGATCGCGGTGGCGAAAGTGCGCGAAGACGCGCCGTTCGACAAGATCTGCTACATCGGCTGCGGCGTGACCACGGGCGTCGGCGCGGTCGTGTATTCGGCGAAGGTCGAGGCGGGCGCGAACGTGGTCGTGTTCGGGCTCGGCGGCATCGGCCTGAACGTGATTCAGGGCGCGAAGATGGTGGGCGCGGACAAGATCATCGGCGTCGATATCAATCCGGGCCGCGTCGAGCTGGCGAAGAAGTTCGGCATGACGGACTTCATCAACCCGAACGAAGTGGAGAACGTGGTCGATCGCATCGTGCAGTTGACCGATGGCGGCGCGGACTACTCGTTCGAATGCGTCGGCAACGTGAAGCTGATGCGTCAGGCGCTCGAATGCACGCACAAGGGCTGGGGACAGTCGTTCATCATCGGCGTGGCGGCGGCGGGCGAAGAGATCAGCACGCGGCCGTTCCAGCTCGTCACGGGCCGCGAGTGGAAGGGCTCGGCGTTCGGCGGCGCGCGCGGCCGCACCGACGTGCCGAAGATCGTCGACTGGTACATGGAAGGCAAGATCAATATCGACGATCTCATCACGCACCATCTGAAGCTCGATCAGATCAACGACGGCTTCGACCTGATGAAAAAGGGCGAGTCCATCCGCTCGGTCGTCATCTATTGA